The nucleotide window TGATATTTGCCCTTTTCGGGAATCCGGTTGCTCAGAGCCTCTCCCCTCGAATGCATAACCGGGCGCTTCGGTTCATGGGAATCGATGGATATTATATCCCGGTTCTCGTCAAGGATTTGGCTGGAGCCGTTGCGGCGATTCGTGCCCTTGATATGCGGGGTGTAAGTGTGACCATTCCCTTCAAGGAAGCGATCATACCGTTGCTGGATGAGGTCGATGCCGATGCCCTGTGTATTGGTTCGGTTAACACGGTTCTCAATGATGGTGACACATTGACCGGTTTTAATACGGACTGGCAGGGAATGGAGGCCGCCCTGGTCAAGAAGATGCGAATCGCCGGAAAGAGGTTTGTTCTGATCGGTTCCGGGGGGACAACCCGGGCGGTGGCCTTTGCGATCAAAAGAAATGGGGGGGAGATTGTTGTGGCAAGCCGGAATCGTGACCGGGGAACCACATTGGCCACCAAGTTCGGTTGCGTCTGGATCCCGCTCAGTGCCGGGGAAAAAATCGAAGGGGATGTCCTGATCAATACGACTCCTGTGGGGATGATGCCCCGGGTGGACGCCCTCCCCGTTGCGAAAAATATCATCCATCGCTTTAAATATGTCGTGGATGCGGTCTATAATCCAACAAATACGCGGATGCTGCGCGTGGGAAAGGCATCGGGGGCCGTTACGATTTCAGGAGTCGATATGTTCGTTGCCCAGGGAGCGGAACAGTTTCGCATCTGGACAGGAAGGAAGCCCCCACAACGGTCTATGAGGGCAACCGTCCTTGCCGCCCTGAAAGACAGGTAGAAAGTATCCGTAGCGTATGAAAAAGATGTCCGTCATTCATATTGAGCCGTTCAGATGTTCCATGGCCGAGGTGACCGTCCCGGGTTCGAAAAGCTACACCCAGCGGGCTCTGGTTGCCGCTTCTCTGGCACGGGGTTCTTCAGTGCTGATCAATCCTCTTCTATCTGAAGATACAATGAGAATCATCGAAGCCCTCCAGGCCATGGGGCTCGGTGTGGCAATCGAGAACGGGGACATTCGTATAGAAGGGGCGGGGGGCGTTTTGTTGGCACCGCAAAATCCGATTTATCTGGGCAACAACGGTACGGCCATGCGTTTTCTCGTTTCCCTCTCCAGTCTTGGACGGGGTCCTGTTACGCTGACGGGAGATGCACGATTGTGCGAAAGACCGATCCGGCCCCTCATGAATTATCTCGGTTTGCTTGGTGTACCGTATCGATATCTCGGTCAGGATGGATTCCCACCCGTGGAAATCCACGCATCCGGTTTGCGGGGAGGGGAGCTTACGATAAAAAACACGGAAAGCAGTCAATACATTTCCTCAATCATGCTGGCGGCGCCTTACGCCGATAATCCTGTTACGCTGACCCTGGAAGGGGGCATTGTTTCGCGTCCCTATATCGATATGACGTTGCAGGTAATGACCGACTTCGGCGTTCCGGCGGAGGTGAAGAAAAAGGATTGTTACACGTTCCCGGCAAAAACGGCCTATCAGGGACGCAGATATGTCATCGAAGGCGACGCATCCAGCGCCTCGTATTTCTTTCTGGCCGCCATGCTCTGTGAGGGGACGGTGAGGGTGAACAACCTGAACCCCCGGAGCACTCAGGGTGATCTGAAATTCCTGGATTTGCTTGAAGGCGTGGGCGGGGAGGTGCGTTATGGCGACAACTGGATTTCCGTTACGGGAAAGAAGATGAAGAAGGGACGCCTGGTTGTTAGTATGGCGGACATGCCCGATATGGTGCCCACTGTTGCGATTCTTGCCGCCTTCAGGGAAGGGACGACGGAGATCCGACGGGTAGCGCACCTACGGATCAAGGAAAGCAACCGTCTGGCGGTGCTGGTTGCGGAGCTGGGTAAAATGGGTATTGATGCGCGTGAAGAAGGGGATAGCCTCGTCATCGTCGGCGGAAAGCCCAACGGGGCGACCATTCACACCTACAACGATCACCGGATTGCCATGAGTTTCGCTGTGGCCGGACTTGTGATACCGGGCATTTCGATCCAAAACCCGGGCTGTGTCGATAAGTCTTTTCCTGATTTTTGGAAGATTTTTGAAGAACTTAGAGGAGGTGAACGTGACTGACCGGGAAGACAAACGGGGGGACAACATCCTGCTGGTTGGTTACCGCGGAACGGGAAAGTCAACATTGGGAAAACGTCTGGCGGATGTTTCGGGGATGCCTTTCATCGATATGGACCAGACCATTGTTGAGGAAAAGGGCTCTTCCATTTCGGAAATCGTGGAGGATCACGGATGGTCGTTTTTTCGTACTTTGGAGAAAAATCTGCTGATCAGACTGTCAAAGGGGAAAGGTCAAGTCATTGCCACAGGTGGTGGTGTCGTGTTAAACGCGAAAAACCGTACACTTCTAAGAGAAATGGGTCGGGTGGTCTGGCTTCAGTCGGATCCGGAGAAGATTGTTACGCGGTTAACCCAGGATAAAACGAGGATAGAACAGAGGCCTGCCCTCTCCGATCTTGATTTATGGAAAGAAACAAACCTGATCCTGCAAGAGAGAAGCCCCCTTTATGAAAATGTCCACGATATCGCGGTGAATACATCGGAGTCCACTGTGGGGGAATGTGTTGACGAAATCATTAGAATCCTCCATATTGAGCGGACATTGTCGCCCCTGGGAGGCTTATAAGCGCCGAAGTGGTGGTTACCGGCCGACAAAGAGCCAACCTATAACGTGGAGAGGGATATATGTCGGGGAATAGCATTGGAAAAATCTTTCGGGTCACAACCTGGGGAGAATCGCACGGACCGGCAATCGGTGCCGTTGTGGACGGTTGCCCTGCAGGGCTTCACTTGTCGGTTGCCGATATTCAGCGCGCCTTGGATCGCAGGAAAGCCGGAGGGTTGCCTTCAGAGACCTCCCGACGTGAAGCGGACCAGGTTGAGGTGCTGTCGGGGGTATTCCAAAACAGAACAACGGGAACCCCGATTTCACTGATCATCCATAATCGTGAACATGCAAGCGGGGACTATGAGAGCCTGAAAAATCTTTTCCGGCCGGGACACGGCGACTTTACCTACACAGGGAAATATGGGTTTCGGGATTATCGTGGAGGCGGACGTGCCTCAGGGCGTGAAACCGCGGCAAGGGTGGCCGCCGGAGCCATCGCAGAAAAATTTGTCCGTTCAGCGGGTCTGGATGTGATGGCCCACACGGTCATGCTCGGTGGAATTTGGGCGAGAGGTCTGAAAACGGCTCAAGTAAAACATGAAGAGGTCGACTCCAGCCGGTTAAAATGTCTGGATGGGGAAGCGGAAAAGCTCATGCTGGAAAAACTGGAACAGGTGCGGATGGACGGAGACACCCTCGGTGGAATCGTGGAAATCGTTGTCCGGGGCTGTCCGATTGGTCTCGGAGAACCCGTATGCGACAAGTTGGATGCTGATCTGGCCAAGGCATTGATGAGCATCGGCACTGTCAAGGGAGTCGAAATGGGTGACGGTTTTGCCGTGGCCGCTAAAACGGGTTCGGAGAACAATGATCTCCAGACAACCGGAGGATACCTCACCAATCATGCAGGAGGTATTCTTGCCGGTATTGCCAACGGAAACGACATCGTATTGCGTGTGGCCTGCAAACCGATTCCGTCCATTGCGAAAACACAACGGTGTTTGGATGCCGACGGTCGTGAAAACGATTATGCCATCAAAGGAAGACATGATCTCTGCGTTATTCCCCGAGTGATTCCGGTTTGTGAGGCCATGGTCTGGATAATCCTGGCCGATCACCTGTTGCGTAACAGGGCGACACGTTTATGAAAGAGACGGTAATAGGCGTTATCGGTGGAACCGGCGGCATGGGGGGCTGGTTTGCCTCGTTGCTGCGGGGGGACGGTTATACCGTTCACTGTGCCGGGCGGCGCAGCGGCATGCGGCCGGAAGACATGGCCCGGGTT belongs to Deltaproteobacteria bacterium and includes:
- a CDS encoding shikimate dehydrogenase, with translation MKTLPQKNQAGLIFALFGNPVAQSLSPRMHNRALRFMGIDGYYIPVLVKDLAGAVAAIRALDMRGVSVTIPFKEAIIPLLDEVDADALCIGSVNTVLNDGDTLTGFNTDWQGMEAALVKKMRIAGKRFVLIGSGGTTRAVAFAIKRNGGEIVVASRNRDRGTTLATKFGCVWIPLSAGEKIEGDVLINTTPVGMMPRVDALPVAKNIIHRFKYVVDAVYNPTNTRMLRVGKASGAVTISGVDMFVAQGAEQFRIWTGRKPPQRSMRATVLAALKDR
- the aroA gene encoding 3-phosphoshikimate 1-carboxyvinyltransferase; its protein translation is MSVIHIEPFRCSMAEVTVPGSKSYTQRALVAASLARGSSVLINPLLSEDTMRIIEALQAMGLGVAIENGDIRIEGAGGVLLAPQNPIYLGNNGTAMRFLVSLSSLGRGPVTLTGDARLCERPIRPLMNYLGLLGVPYRYLGQDGFPPVEIHASGLRGGELTIKNTESSQYISSIMLAAPYADNPVTLTLEGGIVSRPYIDMTLQVMTDFGVPAEVKKKDCYTFPAKTAYQGRRYVIEGDASSASYFFLAAMLCEGTVRVNNLNPRSTQGDLKFLDLLEGVGGEVRYGDNWISVTGKKMKKGRLVVSMADMPDMVPTVAILAAFREGTTEIRRVAHLRIKESNRLAVLVAELGKMGIDAREEGDSLVIVGGKPNGATIHTYNDHRIAMSFAVAGLVIPGISIQNPGCVDKSFPDFWKIFEELRGGERD
- a CDS encoding shikimate kinase, with the translated sequence MTDREDKRGDNILLVGYRGTGKSTLGKRLADVSGMPFIDMDQTIVEEKGSSISEIVEDHGWSFFRTLEKNLLIRLSKGKGQVIATGGGVVLNAKNRTLLREMGRVVWLQSDPEKIVTRLTQDKTRIEQRPALSDLDLWKETNLILQERSPLYENVHDIAVNTSESTVGECVDEIIRILHIERTLSPLGGL
- the aroC gene encoding chorismate synthase yields the protein MSGNSIGKIFRVTTWGESHGPAIGAVVDGCPAGLHLSVADIQRALDRRKAGGLPSETSRREADQVEVLSGVFQNRTTGTPISLIIHNREHASGDYESLKNLFRPGHGDFTYTGKYGFRDYRGGGRASGRETAARVAAGAIAEKFVRSAGLDVMAHTVMLGGIWARGLKTAQVKHEEVDSSRLKCLDGEAEKLMLEKLEQVRMDGDTLGGIVEIVVRGCPIGLGEPVCDKLDADLAKALMSIGTVKGVEMGDGFAVAAKTGSENNDLQTTGGYLTNHAGGILAGIANGNDIVLRVACKPIPSIAKTQRCLDADGRENDYAIKGRHDLCVIPRVIPVCEAMVWIILADHLLRNRATRL